CGCTCAAGTCGTTAACCCATTTATTTTTCCAGTCTTCTAATGTAAAATGAGCTTTAGTCCTTTCTGTAACTAAATCATCTTCATCTATAGTTTCACAAATATAAGCGTCGATTTTGTTGAATACCATAATGGTAGGTTTATTGGCACTGTTTATTTCGACCAAAATCTTGTTTACTGACGATATATGGTCTTCAAAACTTGGGTGAGAAATGTCTACAACGTGAATAATTAAATCCGCTTCTCTAACTTCATCAAGTGTAGATTTAAAGGATTCAACCAGTTGTGTAGGTAGTTTTCTAATGAATCCAACTGTATCTGTTAGTAAAAAAGGAATGTTTTTAATTACCACTTTACGTACAGTAGTATCTAAAGTTGCAAATAATTTGTTCTCGGCAAAAACATCACTTTTACTTATTAGGTTCATTAAAGTTGATTTACCAACATTGGTATACCCAACTAATGCAGCACGAACCATTTTACCTCTGTTCTTTCGTTGAACAGCCATTTGCTTATCTATCGTTGCTAATTTCTTTTTCAGCAACGTTATTTTATCACGAATAATTCGTCTATCAGTTTCGATTTCAGTTTCCCCTGGTCCTCTCATACCAATACCTCCTTTTTGCTTATCTAAGTGCGTCCACATTCGCGTTAAACGAGGTAATAAATATTGATATTGTGCAAGTTCAACCTGAGTTTTGGCAGAACTTGTTTGTGCTCTACTAGCAAAAATATCTAGAATAAGATTTGTTCGATCTAAAATTTTACAATCTAAGATTCGCTCAATATTTCTTAATTGTGCAGGAGATAATTCATCATCAAAAATTGCTGTTCCTATATCATTTGCATCAATAAAGCTTTTCACGTCATTTAATTTTCCTGTTCCCAAAAATGTTTTTGGATTAGGTCTATCTAGTTTCTGTAAAAATCTTTTCACCGGAACACCTCCAGCAGTTACGGTTAAGAATTCTAATTCATCTAAGTATTCTTTGGCTTTATCTTCATTTTGTAATTGCGTAATTACACCTATCAACACTGCCTTTTCAGAAGTTACTTTTCTTGTCTCTATCATAAGCCACAAAAGTACAAATAATTAAAAATGGATATCAATTTTTGTGAAGTTCTTTCCTGAATTTAGTTCTTCGAACATTGATACACAAAAGCAGGAGGAATATTAATAGCTTCAAATTGAATTGAAATATTCTCTTTTCCGAATACGGTTTTCAATTTCTTTAAATAGTTTAACGAATATTGAAACTGAATATATTTACCGCCATTTTTTAAAATATCATGAGATTTATTCAAAATACTCATTGAAATTTCCTTTGGTATTATAGATAATGGTAAACTAGAAACAATATAATCAGCTTCATTAAAACCGAAATTCTGAATTTCTCGCCTCAAGTATTCAGCAGACTCTTTTAAGACTACTAGTTGAGGATGATCTATTTTTTGCAATTCATTATAAAAGTTTTCATTTATCTCGAAACAAATCAGTTTTGTGTTTGGTCCAATTCTTTGCAATAGATGTTTTGTAATGGCACCATTACCTGGACCTAACTCTACAATTAGCTCTGCTGAATCAAAATCAATTCCTTTTAACATTCTATCTGCTAAAAATCTAGAACTAGGAGCTATTGTTCCCGAGGTTTTTGCTGTGGCTATTGCTTCTTTAAAAAAATTAAACTTTTTACCCAAAAATTAGATCTATTTGTATATTTATAAAAAAATTGCTTCGCAAATATGCGTTTTTTAAAAGACTTTTTCAGGGTATTTTACCCTAAAATATGCGTTGGATGCTCCAACGAGCTACTTTCATCAGAAAAAATATTATGTAATTTCTGTAGTAATGATCTTCCTATATTGGAACTAGACGATCATTCTAACAATATTGTTACAAACTCTTTTTACGGAAGAACAAAAATTGAAAAAGCGATTTCTTTTCTTTCATTCCACAAGAAAAATACAACACAAAAATTAATTCACGAATTAAAGTACAATGGGCGACAAGAGATTGGTACAAGTTTAGGATTATGGTTTACTGAAAATCAAAAAGATGGAACTTTCTTTTCCAACATTGATTATATAATTCCTGTACCGATTCATCCTAAGAAAATGAGAAAACGAGGTTACAACCAAGTAAGTAGTTTCTGTAAAAGTTTAAGTGAAAAATTTAACATTCCTGTTTTAGAAAAAGTTTTATTCAGAGGTAAAAATAGCAGTTCTCAAACTTCTAAAAATCGTCTTGAACGATCAAAAACCATTGAAAATGATTTTATGCTTAACCATTCAGAAGAAATTGAAAACAAACATGTCCTATTAATAGATGATGTTATAACTACAGGTGCAACTATTGAAGCTTGTTGTAAAGAATTGTTAAAAACACCTAATTTGAGAATAAGTGTTTTAAGTATTGCGTTTACAGCACATACTTAGATTGTTTTTTTACTACTTTTGACTAGATTTAAATACCTGTTTCTTGTGAAGTTTTTTAAATACTCTTTATTTCTTTTTTCATTAGGTTTAGTAATTCAAAGTTGCGCTAGAAAAGGAACTCCTGGTGGAGGACCTAAAGATGAAGACGCGCCAATTATGGTTGTTGCCAAACCTGCACATGAGAGTTTAAACTTTAATGAAGATGAAATTCGTATTTATTTTGACGAGTATATTGTTTTAAGAGAATTGACCAAGAAATTAATTATTTCTCCTCCTTTTAAAACTCCCGCTTTAATTACTCCACAAGGAACACCAAGCAAGTATATTGATATAAAGATTCTTGATACATTAAAGAAAAATACTACCTACACTTTTAATTTTGGAGATGCCGTTCAGGATAATAATGAAGGGAACAAACTAGATAATTTTAGATATGTGTTTTCTACTGGTGATTATATCGATTCCTTAACATTAAAAGGTTCTGTAATTGATGTTTTAGAAAGAAAAAAGACTAAAAATTACAATCTATTATTATACAAAATAGACTCTGCCTTTAATGATTCAATTATTTACAAGAGAAAACCTGATTATGTTACCAAAACTTTTGATTCTTTAAACTATAAGTTTGAGAATATTAGTGAAGGAAAATACAGAATTTACGCATTGGAGGAAGAAACTTCAAACTATTTATTCAACTCCAAAACAGATAGAATTGCTTTTTTAGAAACAGAAGTTTCTCTACCGAAGGATAGCATACTTAATAAGCCTATTGTGCTTTTTTCTGAAGATCAACCTTACAAATACAAACGCGTAAAAGAAATAAAAAAAGGTAAAGTACAATTTGCATTTACAGGAAAGCAAACTGATTTAAAAGTTAAATTATTAACGGACGTTCCTAAAGATTTTAAAGCTTTCTCTAAACTCACAAAGGATAAAGACTCGTTAACCTATTGGCACACTCCTGTTGAGCTTGACTCTCTTAATTTTATTGTGACCAATGGAACAAGTATTGACTCAACTAGAGTTACTTTAAGGAAGAAGAAAATAGATTCATTATCTATATCTACCAATATTAAAAACAGGAACTTACATTTAAAAGATACGCTTAAGATATTTACGAACAATCCTATCGTAGATTTTGATAGAGAAAAGTTCACCATGACCGTTTCAGACAGTATTCCTTTAGATTTTGAGGTTAAGAAAATGGCCTTTGATGAGCTTGCGGTTTTATTTGAAGTGAAACCTAAATCTAAATATCAATTAAAGGTGCTTCCTGAGGCCATTGAGGATTTATATAAAGTAAAGTCTAAAGATACCTTAGATTACATAATACGTACTGCTCAAGTGGAAGATTATGGTGCAATTATACTAGATGTTAAAAAAGAGGTTGAAGAACCTGTTATACTTGAACTTGTTCTAGACAATAAAGTTGAAAAAAGAATCTTTTTAAAGTCTTCTAAAAAATTGGAATTTAGACTTTTAAATCCTAAAGACTACATCATAAGAGCAATAATTGACGCTAACGATAACGGTGTTTGGGACACTGGAGATTATTTAAAAAATATTCAACCAGAACGTATTGTGTTTTTCGAAAAAGAACTCAAATTAAGAGCCAACTGGGAGCTCAACGAAACTTTTACGATTAAAAAAGAGAGTCCCTAAACTCTCTTCTTGACACACTTCCCTTTTTTCTCTCCGTTACAGAGAGAAATCAAGAGAAAGTTCATATGATAACGGAACTGAAACTCCGTTTTTCTTAGCAGGTTTAAATTTAGGAAGCTTAAGAATTAGGTTTTTTGTATAGTTTCCTAATACTTTATCTTCATTTTCGTCAAGCACTTCATTGATTTTAATGTTTCCATTTTTATCAAAAATAAACTTGACAGTAATTTTACCTGTAATATCGTTTTCTAACGCCTCTTCTGGGTATTCAAAATTATTCTGAATATGTTTTCCTATTTCCGATTTAAAACACTTTAAAGTATTCATATCCTTAGTTTCCAAACAAGAGTTGAAAACAGGAATGTAATCCACTTCATTTAATTTAAAAATAGACGAACTGTGTTTTTTGGTAACAAGATTTTCGCTAGGTATAGAAGTTTTATTAGAATCCTTATTTAAACCTTTAGAATCTAGTTCGCTGATAGCTTGAACAGCTTCTTTAGCTTTACGAATAGACTTTACATCTGGTTTACGTTTTCTTAAAAATCTTCTATTTACATGACTTAATCTTAGATAGATTTGTCGTGAAGGCTTTTCTTTATTGCTGAGTTTATCATTTAAAGCTTTGCATTTATCAATGCTATTTAAATCTTCAACTACAACTACTTTGGAGCTACAAACCTTATTGGTTTGAGCTGTGATTATGTTTACTAAAAACAAGTAAACTAACAATCTTAGGGGGGTTTTCATTTTGCGAGGGGATGTTAAATTGTTGTTTAATTATTATTTGGTAAATACCTTAAGTATTTATAGAGTATTGGGTCTTATATATCTATGGTTTTAGTTAAAGTGAAAAATCTAATTGAAACTCATATGAAGATGCCACAGGTTTACCTTCTTTAAGAGCTGGTTCAAGTTTTGGTAACTTAGAAATTAATTCTACACTATACGATGTAAGTGTTTCAGAGTCATTGGTATCTGTAGCAATTACATTTACTACTTTACCATTTTTATTTATCGTGAATTTGATATTTACTTTACCGGTAATTCCATCTTCAATA
This genomic window from Tenacibaculum sp. 190524A05c contains:
- a CDS encoding class I SAM-dependent methyltransferase, which codes for MGKKFNFFKEAIATAKTSGTIAPSSRFLADRMLKGIDFDSAELIVELGPGNGAITKHLLQRIGPNTKLICFEINENFYNELQKIDHPQLVVLKESAEYLRREIQNFGFNEADYIVSSLPLSIIPKEISMSILNKSHDILKNGGKYIQFQYSLNYLKKLKTVFGKENISIQFEAINIPPAFVYQCSKN
- a CDS encoding ComF family protein — protein: MELDDHSNNIVTNSFYGRTKIEKAISFLSFHKKNTTQKLIHELKYNGRQEIGTSLGLWFTENQKDGTFFSNIDYIIPVPIHPKKMRKRGYNQVSSFCKSLSEKFNIPVLEKVLFRGKNSSSQTSKNRLERSKTIENDFMLNHSEEIENKHVLLIDDVITTGATIEACCKELLKTPNLRISVLSIAFTAHT
- a CDS encoding energy transducer TonB, translated to MKTPLRLLVYLFLVNIITAQTNKVCSSKVVVVEDLNSIDKCKALNDKLSNKEKPSRQIYLRLSHVNRRFLRKRKPDVKSIRKAKEAVQAISELDSKGLNKDSNKTSIPSENLVTKKHSSSIFKLNEVDYIPVFNSCLETKDMNTLKCFKSEIGKHIQNNFEYPEEALENDITGKITVKFIFDKNGNIKINEVLDENEDKVLGNYTKNLILKLPKFKPAKKNGVSVPLSYELSLDFSL
- a CDS encoding Ig-like domain-containing protein codes for the protein MKFFKYSLFLFSLGLVIQSCARKGTPGGGPKDEDAPIMVVAKPAHESLNFNEDEIRIYFDEYIVLRELTKKLIISPPFKTPALITPQGTPSKYIDIKILDTLKKNTTYTFNFGDAVQDNNEGNKLDNFRYVFSTGDYIDSLTLKGSVIDVLERKKTKNYNLLLYKIDSAFNDSIIYKRKPDYVTKTFDSLNYKFENISEGKYRIYALEEETSNYLFNSKTDRIAFLETEVSLPKDSILNKPIVLFSEDQPYKYKRVKEIKKGKVQFAFTGKQTDLKVKLLTDVPKDFKAFSKLTKDKDSLTYWHTPVELDSLNFIVTNGTSIDSTRVTLRKKKIDSLSISTNIKNRNLHLKDTLKIFTNNPIVDFDREKFTMTVSDSIPLDFEVKKMAFDELAVLFEVKPKSKYQLKVLPEAIEDLYKVKSKDTLDYIIRTAQVEDYGAIILDVKKEVEEPVILELVLDNKVEKRIFLKSSKKLEFRLLNPKDYIIRAIIDANDNGVWDTGDYLKNIQPERIVFFEKELKLRANWELNETFTIKKESP
- the hflX gene encoding GTPase HflX, whose amino-acid sequence is MIETRKVTSEKAVLIGVITQLQNEDKAKEYLDELEFLTVTAGGVPVKRFLQKLDRPNPKTFLGTGKLNDVKSFIDANDIGTAIFDDELSPAQLRNIERILDCKILDRTNLILDIFASRAQTSSAKTQVELAQYQYLLPRLTRMWTHLDKQKGGIGMRGPGETEIETDRRIIRDKITLLKKKLATIDKQMAVQRKNRGKMVRAALVGYTNVGKSTLMNLISKSDVFAENKLFATLDTTVRKVVIKNIPFLLTDTVGFIRKLPTQLVESFKSTLDEVREADLIIHVVDISHPSFEDHISSVNKILVEINSANKPTIMVFNKIDAYICETIDEDDLVTERTKAHFTLEDWKNKWVNDLSEKVSFISAGEKTNIEEFKEMVYDEVMKIHTKIFPYNNFLY